One segment of Desulfosalsimonas propionicica DNA contains the following:
- a CDS encoding class I SAM-dependent methyltransferase, with amino-acid sequence MDDDYKLLIDLHKQGYRQGPGRDAETEQALNLAMIDRAAPLKVADIGCGTGASALLLARLLNAQITAVDLLQDFLDVLNERAESAGVADRISTLACSMDNLPFANEELDIIWSEGAIYNIGFEKGVAEWRRFLKAGGLLVATEITWLTDSRPAELQKHWDSEYSEIDVASAKIRILEKHGYSPVGYFALPEQCWLGQYYRPMQARFEDFLKRNGHSEEARAIVAAEQQEIDLYEIYKAHISYGVYIAKRTE; translated from the coding sequence ATGGATGATGATTATAAGCTCTTGATCGACCTACACAAGCAAGGCTATCGGCAGGGACCGGGCAGGGATGCCGAGACGGAACAGGCGCTCAATCTGGCCATGATCGACCGGGCTGCACCGCTTAAGGTTGCGGATATCGGGTGCGGCACGGGGGCGTCCGCCCTCCTGCTTGCTCGGCTCTTGAATGCCCAAATCACGGCGGTGGACCTCCTTCAGGACTTCCTGGACGTGCTGAATGAAAGAGCCGAAAGCGCGGGGGTTGCAGACAGGATCTCGACGCTTGCATGCTCCATGGATAACCTACCATTCGCCAACGAGGAATTGGACATCATCTGGTCCGAGGGTGCCATCTACAACATCGGATTTGAAAAGGGTGTAGCTGAGTGGCGACGCTTCCTGAAAGCGGGTGGTCTGTTGGTTGCTACCGAGATCACATGGCTCACGGACTCTCGACCAGCGGAACTCCAGAAACACTGGGATAGCGAGTATTCCGAAATCGATGTAGCTTCGGCCAAGATCAGGATTCTCGAAAAGCACGGCTATTCGCCCGTCGGGTACTTCGCGTTGCCGGAACAATGTTGGCTGGGCCAGTATTACCGACCCATGCAGGCGAGATTCGAAGACTTCCTGAAACGGAATGGACACAGTGAAGAAGCACGCGCAATCGTGGCCGCGGAGCAACAGGAAATTGACCTCTACGAGATCTACAAGGCTCATATCAGCTATGGAGTATATATCGCGAAAAGGACGGAGTAA